Proteins from a genomic interval of Marinobacter arenosus:
- a CDS encoding GspH/FimT family pseudopilin gives MRSNKGFTLLELLITLALIGIIAGLAVPSFAQVLANNRITSVTNNLIGVLNYARAESVKRGRAVDVTALASAGNGDEWGGGWRVWVDSGAADYQPGEEIRIFNQVPDSVTINGTDGVTNFRFRANGFVDPSPAAGAEYSFQVCDDRTGETGRIIRIHTSGRVRHETVTCG, from the coding sequence GCGATCCAATAAAGGTTTTACACTCTTAGAGCTGCTAATTACGCTTGCACTGATTGGAATAATAGCTGGATTGGCAGTTCCTTCATTCGCCCAAGTACTTGCCAATAACCGTATTACCTCAGTGACGAATAATCTGATTGGTGTCCTGAACTATGCGCGAGCGGAATCCGTCAAGCGCGGCCGTGCTGTGGATGTCACCGCGTTGGCTTCGGCTGGCAATGGTGATGAGTGGGGCGGTGGCTGGAGGGTTTGGGTGGACTCGGGCGCTGCTGATTACCAACCGGGAGAAGAAATTCGTATTTTTAACCAAGTTCCTGATTCCGTAACTATCAATGGCACCGATGGCGTCACGAACTTTCGCTTTCGCGCAAATGGCTTTGTCGATCCTTCGCCGGCAGCCGGTGCGGAATATAGCTTCCAAGTTTGTGATGATCGTACGGGGGAGACCGGTCGGATTATCCGGATTCATACCTCTGGGCGGGTTCGCCATGAAACAGTTACCTGTGGATAG